The Gossypium arboreum isolate Shixiya-1 chromosome 2, ASM2569848v2, whole genome shotgun sequence region GTTGCTTGTTTATCTTTAGCTGCTAAAGTTGAAGAAGCTCAAGTACCACTCCTTTTAGACCTTCAAGTACGTTACAATTTTGTGTTTCAAAAAGCTTGTTATTTGGTTATGAAAGAtgggtttttcatcttcttttttgggttttctttttcatttttctttaggTGGAAGAATCAGACTATGTTTTTGATTCAAAAACTATACAAAGAATGGAGCTTTTAGTGTTATCAACTCTTCAATGGAGGATGAACCCTATAACACCGATTTCCTTCTTTAATCACATTACAAGTAGACTTGGATTGAAGTCTCATTTACATTTTGAGTTCCTTCATAGCTGTGAACATTTGCTTCTTCTTGTCATTACTGGTAATTTAGTCCAAATTTTCATCTTTAATTATACAAATTGTGCATTTTATTCTAAAATTATTCAACTTGATCCCAGATTCAAGGTTCATGCTTTATATACCTTCAATCTTAGCTGCTGCAACAATGCTACATGTTATTAAAGATATTGAACCATGTCATTACGTTGAATATCAAAAACAACTCATTGGTGTACTCAAGATATGTGAGGTATATAATTACTTTGGGGTTCTTTATCATTGGATCCtgattgtttttcggctaatccCCGGTTTCGTTTTCCGACAGGATGAAGTAAATTCGTGCTACGAGCTCATCTCGGAGTTACTGGAAAGCCGAGGCCACAAACGTAAGCGTAGATTGGTTCCGAGCCCGAGTAGTCCTAATGGTGTCATTGATGCATCTTTCAGCAGTGATAACTTGGTTGATTCGTGGGCTGTGACAACGTCTTCGGTTTCGTCATCGTCGTATCCACAATTCAAAAGGAGTAGAGCACCGGACCAGCAAATGCGGCTGCCGTCAGTAAACCGTATGTTTGTCGATCCGGTTAGTAGTCCCCGTTAATAGTAATAAGTAGTACTATTAGACATGTCATTTGTAGGATTCCTTTTGCTTATATTGTTGGTTATTGTTCTTAATGTATGATCTGTATGTGTTTAGTTATTTATTGCCTTTCCAAAAATTGGCTATAACATGGGCCGGAAATTGATCGATATCGTTCGTTGGACCGTCGTAGTAGGTTTCTCTGTTTTCCGATGGAACGAAATGCATGTTCTTTTATGATTCCTCCAATGTATGATTGTTGAACAAAACATGCATCAATGACATTCTCTGCATCTGCAAATATCTCTGTTTTCCTACTTTCAGTTTTTTATTAGAAAAAGTATAAGGGACGTTAATTTCTTAGGAGTCAAATTATATTTTGCTCTCTCTATTCAAAAGATTAAAAACTGGCGTGACTAATGAAATAATCATATAGTGACATATGAAATGCCACATGTATCTCATACTAATGTATAAAGActagtttttaacagtagaaatagatGAAAGTTTTAATAGAATGACCGGTTTGCTATTTTATCTaacatattataattaaattttttcattttttaaataaatgagaCAAAATGCAATTATACTCTTAGTAAAAGGATTTCCATGATATTTTTACCATTTATGATCATATATTTTGCAATAGGttttcatttttgagcttgaaaaCCCTTTATTTTAATGTGATACGCTACGAAAATGCCAAGTAATCTTTTTCCCATTGCATAGTATCTTTCATGTATTTGTGAATCTCGAATTCGAGATCATTTTTCATCTTAAAAGCAAAACTATAATGTCAATCTatattaattatcaaatgtcatcaaaattaattcatacaataataattcAAGTTAATTGCAGACTATATAGATTATGAGATTTCTTTCAGTGTTTTTTAAATTGAGCTTGGAATTGATCGGTATACCAGTTTGataaagaaatcaaataaattttaaataaatcgtTTGAAATCAATACAAAATCAATGATCgaactaatttttaaattttttattaatttttatatactttaaactaattaattattaTTGAACTGATGATTATatcaattattatatattttaaaacattaattttattaaatttaaattgaaacaaataatTATGAGAAATTTCAAATCAATCCCTATGGAAGTCAATTATTATTTTTTGAGGTTACCTAAGTGGCGGGGAAACAAATATGATTGTGCGACTACAATAAGTGGTTTTCGTAAGTTTGAAAGTGACACAATTTTTGCCCACTACCAATTTTTGAGGTTTCACTTTCACTTTCACCTTCCTGTACCTGATTTTGACACTTCAACCTTTGCTGAAAAGTCAAAATACTGCCTCATATATAGGttaaatatagatatatatatttcctTTAATATTTCtaataggttaaaatatgttatataatttttatgaatttaattgatttatatttatattttaactttAGATTCAATTGCAAATTTGTGTgatattttagaattaaaaaaacTCTTACTTAATAACAATATAACTAAAAAGTGGTAttgtaatgaatttaaattttaagaaataattttatcattattaatagTTGGACATGAATTGtgaaacttaaaaattaaaaggctaaattcttaaaaataaaagtatatagatTAATTTCTCAATTTACGAAGAATATAGTGATTTATAGaatatttaactttttttaaataaaaaaatcattgaAGTTATTTAATTTGTAAGATTTCAAAATCTTCTTAGCAAATAAGATTAAGAAAAGGAATTATAATGGTgaaagaaataattaaaataactattttaaaatatttaaattgttatagAATTGTTAACAAAATGTACTTCAaattttgttgattttttttttttgtaaatagcATGTATTTAACAGTGAGATAGTTTTAATTGCTATAAAATCATATATAACACCAAAAAACTCAACTTTTATTTTTGAAAGTAATagctataaaattatataaatgataaactgaagttttataaataaaaaataaaaaataacaaacaaacaaaatgAAATTGTTATCATTTCAAATTGTTAGAGTTGTGATCcaaattcttattaaaataaaatacaagtggcaAGATAGAAAGATCCACGCTACataagaagaatccatatagaagttTATTTTCTCCGTTTGATATTGATTTGAACAGGTTGTTTCAACCttactatattatttttattagatgttgattagaataaggttctAAGCCTATAAACAGACACAGTCTATACtccttataattatttaaatttgacaTAGTAAATTTTTTTCTCCTTTGCCCATGATTTTTTCCTCGAAAGGGTTTTTACGTAAAATTTGTATttgatttttctttcatttttttgcgATACATTGTTATTATCGACattctattttaatataaatttaagtaaTAATACTTGTATAATTACAAGTATTATGATCAAATATATGTTGAATATTGTTGATACAAAAAAGTGGCGTGAACGTAATAATAAATTTACATGATGAAGGTGGAGAGTTGTAAGTTGGAGTTGGATAAAGCAAGAAGAGAAGGAAGGAAGGGGATGATTTTGGTTATTTAAATAGATTGACATCAAGTCACGAGCCTTTTTTGATATGTCAATTAATCGGTTTGTCATTCATCAATCTCTTGTTAATTCGAGAAAGTGATGTGACattattgaattgtaaagtatgtaaataacaagtaatagATATCTTGTTGAAATGGCTAGATTATCAAGAGTAACTAACAATCTAGTAAAATAGTTCCCTTGGGAAACAACATTGGCAAACTAGGTTAGACAATAGAGGTAGTAGTCATGGTTGTTTGAACAAATCAAATTGACTAATGGAACAAGTTAAATTGGGAACAAGTTGAATCAAATGATTGaaccaattttattttttattttataatttttaatgatttatttaatcaaattaatttaactaCTAATTAAATACCGAAAATCTTGgcattaatttagaaaaattagatGTTAGAAGTATTCCTAGTAAGAGGTCATTAATAGTGATGGTGATCCTTCTTTTGTATatgtaacaaatattaatatttagaaaaatgaaaaatggaAGAGAGATTTAAATTAGTGAACTTATTGCAACTTTATAAATGTGGCAGCTCAAGTCTTTTAATTTTCTTGGGCATAACTTCAAACATGAAAAACAAGGTCATTTTCTTATAGTTTGGTAGGAATTCATGGGTTGTCCTTTTGGAATCAATATTTTGTCTCATTTACTCTAAGGATACATGTTTAGGTTTTTAATCAATTTGGTCcttgcttttaaaattttatgacctAAAAAGACACTACATTACAACCACTCGGTTCAACACAAACATCAATTTGAAAAATAACATTCTTCAtggcttttatttatttttattattttagattaaattgcaattttggtcTCTTTATTATACTCCAATTCAAAATTTAatcttatattttaaattaacataACCTGATTCTTGTATATGTGTAATGTTCTTAATTAGTCCATTGTTATAAATAACTAATAGTGGCAACTATTagaacaaaaataatattataaaaataatgatcagattatataaaatttaaaatataaagactaaattttaaatctaaACTTTGTAGTCGAATAAAACCATAATTTGATTTTCTTATTACACAAATAACTTTACTAAAGCTAACTGTTTTacccaaaatctttaaaaacACTGATCTGTTGAAAGATTTATCAACTCCATACATACAACATTTCAATAATTTCTCTCTCCTTTATACTTTCATAGACATTTTTTGCAAGCAGCAATAAATTGTACCTACCGGCAAAAAAACAACTGAATTGATGACACCAGAACTTAGAAGTCAAACAGAGTTCTCCCCTCCACATCTACCTAACACTAAAAAACAGTACAATCGGTGTTAATTTCACACAACTGATTCATCCAAACAGTGCTCAAATCTCTGTTACGCCATAAAAGCCGAAAGAGAATTTTGGACCATGTAAAAGAGAAAACTATACCCTCCTGTCTTTTTTACCATGACAGTAATAATCGAATGCAACTATTTGGATAACTAAGTTAAATCTCTACTAACGAATAGACATAGAGAACTGGTGACTGCTTTTTTGAAACGGGGTAACTTTTTCCCCTTTTTTCCATAGCTTAACCTGAGCACATTCAAGTGTCAGATCACATCAAATCTAGTGTATGGCCCTCTTGAGTCTTGTgagtaaatttaataaatttaataaatgttGTCAGATTATTtcaagattttaaattttaattttgatataaaatatctattaatacaaatataaaaagtataaagattaaaaattataaaattaaagaaTGAGTTAATGTATCATTTAGTATTTGAATGACTTTGAAGTTTTTGGTACCCAAACAAAACAAAATATCTAGGGCAATGAATGTTTGTACTTAAACCAACATTAAATTTAAATACCTAAACTAATATTAAAGTTAAACTTAATGTACtaaattaaacactaaattaacttTAGATATTTAATAGTATATTAACCTAAAGTACAAAAACTAAAATTCACACCGCATAATAAAAAACTAATTACAAACTTTAACCCTATCAAAACATGGTGGAAACTGGTGTCTGCTGTTTAAAAATCGggatttttttttcccttttcatttTTCACAGCTTAACCTGAGCTCATTCGGGTGTTAGATCACATCAAAATCTAGTATATGGCTCTTTTGACTTTGTAGTGGCTATAATG contains the following coding sequences:
- the LOC108466602 gene encoding cyclin-D3-2, whose product is MAQQIQISSPLILQKLYCEEEEESFEDDNGSEICVETVKKETFLPSFFIENDCFFEQDDELFVLMSKEKQTHHGYIDVNLNKPLVLARKQALGLFFKVKEHYGFNALTMVLAVNYFDRFISSLKLQQDNPWMSQLAAVACLSLAAKVEEAQVPLLLDLQVEESDYVFDSKTIQRMELLVLSTLQWRMNPITPISFFNHITSRLGLKSHLHFEFLHSCEHLLLLVITDSRFMLYIPSILAAATMLHVIKDIEPCHYVEYQKQLIGVLKICEDEVNSCYELISELLESRGHKRKRRLVPSPSSPNGVIDASFSSDNLVDSWAVTTSSVSSSSYPQFKRSRAPDQQMRLPSVNRMFVDPVSSPR